In Methanococcoides sp. AM1, one genomic interval encodes:
- a CDS encoding multiheme c-type cytochrome, whose amino-acid sequence MKLKGHNRLLSVIIISFTIVIILSIAVTAQTYVIGDQKTAVVMPVEGATYIGADECKVCHQDIYGEWETSGHKYKLMTPDEALEIRPDLPMPEGYTKNDVLYVIGGWGWKARYMNNQGFIITKTGDDLEINGSNQYNIETDEWVDYHAGELLEYDCQKCHTTGVSYDEKMEDLLGINGSWEFRGIQCEACHGAGSEHVAEKGIRGVSIIVNESASFCGQCHRRGAEDDKIPASGTFVRHHEQYQELLASGNMSTLSCVVCHNPHNPVHEGATNEIEEFGIITHCEDCHIEAAEIYENSVMGVVGAECVDCHMPKNVKSAVNTSPYVADVSSHIFRINTSVDAEFIYIDQEDGNEYANPYITLEYACLSCHEDEDISWAAQTTPFVINHNVEHEDIQIPTTPEETPGFGVITAVAVLIIGCMFRRI is encoded by the coding sequence ATGAAACTTAAAGGACACAATAGATTATTATCAGTAATTATAATCTCATTCACGATTGTCATTATTCTTTCTATAGCAGTAACAGCGCAAACCTATGTCATAGGTGACCAAAAAACGGCGGTGGTAATGCCTGTCGAAGGAGCTACATATATTGGAGCTGATGAATGCAAAGTCTGCCATCAGGATATATATGGAGAATGGGAAACGTCAGGTCATAAATATAAGCTCATGACTCCAGATGAAGCTCTTGAAATTAGACCTGATCTGCCAATGCCAGAGGGTTATACTAAAAATGATGTTCTTTATGTAATCGGAGGATGGGGTTGGAAAGCCAGGTACATGAACAACCAGGGATTCATCATAACAAAAACTGGAGATGATCTAGAGATCAACGGTTCGAATCAATATAACATTGAAACCGATGAATGGGTGGATTATCATGCAGGTGAGCTACTTGAATACGACTGTCAGAAATGCCATACCACTGGAGTATCTTATGATGAGAAAATGGAAGACCTCCTTGGAATAAATGGTTCATGGGAGTTCAGGGGAATCCAATGTGAAGCGTGTCATGGGGCAGGCAGCGAACATGTGGCAGAGAAAGGGATTAGGGGTGTTTCAATCATTGTGAATGAAAGTGCTTCATTCTGTGGTCAATGTCACAGGCGTGGAGCTGAAGATGACAAAATTCCTGCAAGCGGAACATTTGTTCGACACCACGAGCAATACCAGGAACTATTAGCATCGGGAAATATGTCTACTCTAAGTTGCGTCGTGTGTCATAATCCACACAACCCCGTTCATGAAGGTGCTACTAACGAGATAGAAGAATTTGGGATAATTACACATTGTGAGGATTGTCATATAGAAGCTGCGGAAATATATGAAAATTCGGTGATGGGAGTCGTAGGGGCGGAATGTGTTGACTGCCACATGCCAAAGAATGTCAAATCTGCAGTTAACACCTCTCCCTATGTGGCAGATGTAAGTTCGCACATATTCAGAATCAATACCAGCGTGGATGCTGAATTCATTTATATTGACCAAGAAGATGGTAATGAATATGCAAATCCATACATTACATTGGAGTATGCCTGCTTGTCCTGCCATGAAGACGAAGATATATCATGGGCTGCTCAAACAACACCATTTGTAATAAATCACAATGTGGAACATGAGGATATACAGATTCCAACAACTCCAGAAGAAACTCCTGGATTCGGAGTGATCACTGCAGTTGCAGTGCTGATAATTGGATGTATGTTTAGAAGAATTTGA